One window of Serinus canaria isolate serCan28SL12 chromosome 3, serCan2020, whole genome shotgun sequence genomic DNA carries:
- the LOC103821319 gene encoding L-threonine 3-dehydrogenase, mitochondrial-like, with protein MPVIRNLGRAASQLLQSSGCGCGVSLVPVRAIGVSPRQVASDASFHSVTFSESDHPRVLITGGLGQLGVGLAKLLRKRFGKNNVILSDIRKPADNVFYSGPFIFADILDYKNLREIVVNNRITWLFHYSALLSAVGEANVPLARAVNITGLHNVLDIAAEHNLRLFVPSTIGAFGPTSPRDPTPDLCIQRPRTIYGVSKVHAELMGEYYHYRYGLDFRCLRYPGIISADSQPGGGTTDYAVQIFHDAIKTGKFQCYLRPDTRLPMMYIDDCLKATLEVMEAPAEALSMRTYNISAMSFTPEELAQEVQKYVPELQMTYNVDQVRQAIADSWPMNFDDSNARRDWGWKHDYDLPELVTTMFSYLGSDSRIAQAN; from the exons ATGCCAGTCATCAGGaacctgggcagagctgccagccagctgctgcagagctctggctgtggctgtggggtgTCCCTCGTGCCCGTCAGGGCCATCGGGGTGTCCCCACGCCAGGTGGCCTCCGACGCCAGCTTCCACTCGGTGACGTTCTCCGAGTCAGATCATCCCCGGGTGCTAATCACAG GTGGTCTTGGCCAGCTCGGGGTGGGACTTGCAAAGCTGCTGAG GAAACGCTTTGGAAAGAACAATGTGATCTTGTCTGACATTAGAAAGCCTGCAGATAATGTTTTTTATAGTG GTCCTTTCATCTTCGCGGATATCTTGGACTACAAGAACCTGCGGGAGATCGTGGTGAACAACCGCATCACGTGGCTGTTCCACTACAGCGCCCTGCTCAGCGCCGTGGGAGAGGCCAACGTGCCCTTGGCCAGGGCTGTCAACATCACTG gtttaCACAATGTTCTGGATATTGCAGCTGAGCATAATTTGAGGCTCTTTGTTCCAAGCACCATTGGAGCCTTTGGACCCACCTCTCCTCGAGATCCAACTCCTGATCTCTGCATTCAGAGACCAAGGACAATCTATGGAGTCTCCAAGGTCCACGCTGAGCTCATGGGAGAA tACTACCACTACCGCTATGGCCTGGACTTCCGCTGCCTCAGGTATCCAGGGATTATCTCTGCAGattcccagcctgggggggGAACAACTG ATTATGCTGTCCAGATTTTCCATGATGCCATAAAGACTGGCAAATTCCAGTGCTACCTGAGGCCGGACACCCGGCTGCCCATGATGTACATCGATGACTGCCTGAAGGCCACGCTGGAGGTCATGGAGGCCCCTGCTGAAGCCCTGTCCATGAGGACCTACAACATCAGTGCCATGAGCTTCACTCCTGAGGAGCTGGCCCAGGAGGTGCAGAAGTATGTTCCTGAGCTCCAGATGACCTACAATGTGGATCAAGTCAGGCAAGCCATAG ctgacAGCTGGCCCATGAACTTCGATGACAGCAACGCCCGCAGGGACTGGGGTTGGAAACACGATTATGACCTCCCTGAGCTGGTGACCACCATGTTTAGCTACCTTGGGTCTGACTCTAGGATTGCCCAAGCTAACTGA